One genomic region from Streptomyces sp. NBC_00582 encodes:
- a CDS encoding beta-N-acetylhexosaminidase: MSRHRHRRPAPRKKAREQVALRALIAGGLVAALGVGVGLWASDGDDSAPTGAVAGRQSAQGSVSGERSAVAAPSASPSPSRTYPLSTAPRTIPAVRTHTAARGPGWRPAAGHRVVVGDPRLADEGRLIAGELGMAYAGQKSDNRAGDLRLTLGGSGNPESYTMTVRGGRVTVTGPSDAGVFYGTRTLKQEVRKGGTAPEGVVKDAPAKPQRAFQLDIARKYFSPGWIEDRIRELGDLKYNEFGLHFSDDQAFRIASDTHPEIVAAQHLTKAQVKSIVDLAASRHITVVPEIDSPGHLGAVLAAHPELQLRNVNGVATRGAIDISKDASGKLLDDLLNEYAGLFPGGQWHLGGDEYQALTVANPAASFPQLATAAQQRYGSGAGVADLATGWLNDRADTVRAHDRTMRVWNDGFFRNASVKPASDLVVAYWTGKEIGARVPVDYLSAGRKVLNYNDEYLYYVLGEPQTFVYPTGQRIYQQWTPRVLRGTTAVSSRYDAQILGGAFSVWCDLANSQTQAQVAAGIRMPLRATAQKLWDARTPALTWTQFRTLAGRLG; encoded by the coding sequence GTGAGCAGGCACAGGCATCGGCGTCCGGCGCCACGGAAGAAGGCAAGGGAGCAGGTCGCCCTGCGGGCCCTGATAGCCGGCGGGCTGGTCGCCGCCCTCGGGGTCGGCGTGGGGCTGTGGGCCTCCGACGGGGACGACAGCGCGCCCACCGGAGCGGTGGCGGGGCGGCAGAGCGCCCAGGGGTCGGTGAGCGGGGAGCGGTCCGCCGTCGCGGCGCCGTCCGCCAGTCCCAGCCCGAGCCGCACCTATCCGCTGTCCACCGCCCCGCGGACCATCCCGGCCGTACGCACCCACACCGCGGCGCGCGGGCCGGGGTGGCGGCCGGCCGCAGGGCACCGGGTGGTGGTGGGCGACCCGCGCCTCGCCGACGAGGGGCGGCTGATCGCCGGTGAGCTGGGGATGGCGTACGCCGGGCAGAAGAGCGACAACCGGGCCGGGGATCTGCGGCTGACGCTCGGCGGGAGCGGCAACCCGGAGTCGTACACCATGACCGTGCGCGGCGGGCGGGTCACCGTCACCGGGCCCTCCGACGCAGGGGTGTTCTACGGGACCCGGACGCTGAAGCAGGAGGTCCGCAAGGGCGGCACCGCTCCGGAGGGCGTCGTGAAGGACGCGCCGGCCAAGCCGCAGCGCGCCTTCCAGCTCGACATCGCCCGCAAGTACTTCTCGCCGGGCTGGATCGAGGACCGCATCCGTGAGCTGGGCGACCTGAAGTACAACGAGTTCGGGCTGCACTTCTCCGACGACCAGGCCTTCCGGATCGCGTCCGACACACATCCCGAGATCGTCGCCGCGCAGCACCTCACCAAGGCCCAGGTCAAGAGCATCGTCGACCTCGCCGCCTCCCGGCACATCACCGTCGTCCCCGAAATAGACTCGCCGGGCCACTTGGGCGCCGTCCTCGCCGCCCACCCCGAGCTGCAGCTCCGCAATGTCAACGGGGTCGCGACCCGCGGAGCGATCGACATCTCCAAGGACGCCTCCGGGAAGCTGCTCGACGACCTGCTGAACGAGTACGCGGGCCTCTTCCCGGGCGGGCAGTGGCACCTCGGCGGCGACGAGTACCAGGCGCTGACCGTGGCGAACCCGGCCGCCTCCTTCCCGCAGCTCGCCACCGCCGCGCAGCAGCGCTACGGCTCGGGCGCGGGCGTCGCCGACCTCGCGACCGGCTGGCTCAACGACCGTGCCGACACCGTCCGCGCCCACGACCGGACCATGCGGGTCTGGAACGACGGGTTCTTCCGCAACGCGAGCGTGAAGCCCGCCTCCGACCTCGTGGTCGCCTACTGGACCGGCAAGGAGATCGGCGCGCGGGTGCCGGTGGACTATCTGAGCGCGGGACGCAAGGTGCTCAACTACAACGACGAGTACCTGTACTACGTCCTCGGCGAGCCGCAGACCTTCGTCTATCCGACGGGGCAGCGGATCTACCAGCAGTGGACCCCGCGCGTGCTGCGCGGGACGACCGCCGTGTCCTCGCGGTACGACGCCCAGATCCTCGGCGGGGCCTTCTCCGTCTGGTGCGACCTGGCGAACTCCCAGACGCAGGCACAGGTCGCCGCCGGGATCCGGATGCCGCTCAGGGCCACCGCGCAGAAGCTGTGGGACGCGCGCACGCCGGCCCTCACCTGGACGCAGTTCCGGACGCTCGCGGGGCGGCTGGGCTGA